A segment of the Desulfonatronovibrio hydrogenovorans DSM 9292 genome:
GACGGCATTGGGGTATATCTTTTTGACTTCAGCCAGCCTTTCTTCAGCCAGCTGCTTCATGTCATCCAGATCACCGAAATGCATGGTCCCGGTCGGACAGCTCTTGACACAGGCCGGCACAAGTCCGTTGGTGACCCGGTCATTGCACATGTCACACTTGGACATGATCAGACTTTTTTCGTTTTCCCTGGGTATGTCATAGGGACAGGAATTGCGGATTTCATCAAAGAACAGGTTCTGGGTGCGCTGGGTGAACAGGATAGCTCCTGTGTTCCAGTCCTCCAGGATGGCCTGTTCATCGTCCATGTCCCCGACCATTTTACAGGGCGGGC
Coding sequences within it:
- a CDS encoding 4Fe-4S dicluster domain-containing protein, whose product is PPCKMVGDMDDEQAILEDWNTGAILFTQRTQNLFFDEIRNSCPYDIPRENEKSLIMSKCDMCNDRVTNGLVPACVKSCPTGTMHFGDLDDMKQLAEERLAEVKKIYPNAVLGDPNAVRVIYLFHERPNQFHPRAVSSVGPRLYNRKEVFARLFRSGRNLS